The DNA segment TAAAAACGTTGCATGTCATGGTACTTCGATGAGTCATGCTTATGACAGCCGTTTAcaacttcaacaaaatttatattttcatatttaaaaccagttaaaaattatataactGAATAATTACATAATCGTaggtgatttaaaaaaatggctGAATCCACTGACTCTGGTGATGActtgaagaagaagaagaaggaAAAGGAACGAAAATATCACCAATTTACTCCAGACTTGGACAGCGGTGATGAAGACAGCAGCTTTTCAGAGAAAATAGATGCAAAAGGTTCTCAATCGAAGAAATCAAAAccttcaaaattgtttaaaaaacctTCGTTTAAGGCAAAGCACACAAAACGAGGGAAGTTATCAGATGTCTTATCATCACCCACGGAAGATCACGCTGCTATGAAGTCAAGGGATCAAGATGCCAAGGAGATGAAAAAGAAGTCATCAAGCTTGCCAAGAGATTTGAAAGTTTCGTTTAAAGacaaaaaagagaaaacaaaatcaaacaagcGAGTGCAAAGCGTGGCTCTGCCACTAGAGGTCGCCCTTGAAGAGTGCGACGGGCAAGAAGAACTGCCCCACGTTTTCGGGAAATCATTAACTGAAGCTGTTGAAAGAACAAGTTACAGTGATGGAGTCCCTCTGCCTTCTGTGGTGCGAGAATGTATCGCTTGTATTGAACAACGTGGTCTCACTGCTGAAGGAATTTATCGAATATCAGGTGTGAAAACCAAGATGGACATCCTAATCAAATCTTTCAACTTTGAAGACGCTCCAGATTTGACAAATTATGATCCTTATACAATTGCCGGAGTCTTGAAATCTTACCTACGAGAACTTCCCGATCATATTTTGACGAATGAGCTTTACAAGGATTTCGAGGAGGCTTCGACTCGGCCGggaaaagctgaaaaagttcAAGGATTTCAGGAATTGCTTGGAAAGCTGCCAGCTTGCAACAGAACCCTCATTTCATGGCTGATCACTCATTTCAACAACATCATCTGCAAAGAAACTCAGAGCAAGATGACAATTCAAAACATCTCGATCGTTCTCAGTCCAACTCTTCACATTAGCCATCGTGTCCTCAATATTTTCTTCACACATACCAAGGACATTCTTGGAACTGTCGTTTTGCAACCTCCGATCAAACCAATGAGGTGGCAGGATTGGGCAACCACTCCCGACTTTCCCAAGGAACCAGATGAAGTTAAAG comes from the Clavelina lepadiformis chromosome 5, kaClaLepa1.1, whole genome shotgun sequence genome and includes:
- the LOC143459416 gene encoding ralA-binding protein 1-A-like produces the protein MAESTDSGDDLKKKKKEKERKYHQFTPDLDSGDEDSSFSEKIDAKGSQSKKSKPSKLFKKPSFKAKHTKRGKLSDVLSSPTEDHAAMKSRDQDAKEMKKKSSSLPRDLKVSFKDKKEKTKSNKRVQSVALPLEVALEECDGQEELPHVFGKSLTEAVERTSYSDGVPLPSVVRECIACIEQRGLTAEGIYRISGVKTKMDILIKSFNFEDAPDLTNYDPYTIAGVLKSYLRELPDHILTNELYKDFEEASTRPGKAEKVQGFQELLGKLPACNRTLISWLITHFNNIICKETQSKMTIQNISIVLSPTLHISHRVLNIFFTHTKDILGTVVLQPPIKPMRWQDWATTPDFPKEPDEVKAEIKRQEHLLNRLHSQLQAGCKDRKKDERLWEVQRILTQLKRQNRNFERQQCQTKINNLTLERKKQQGPSPVSRSVKSTEEVDAGNPPHDPANNVAPPSQSDDDEDMEVMKLLLEQEREALVEHEELTVMHHELLQRIATEQEEVERLVGILTDLENQKQHNEPTSLAAESSDIVSSRKEVRDDADDAASGNSSDDELELEDLWRIRDELIRANRAIERKNEALNHSIHDEREAVVEARVRLRCMFYKYEENNLNDNTIGLVDPIN